From the bacterium genome, the window ATCTTCACGACCAAGAAGCCGGACCCGCTGCTGCCGGCGCGGCTCGCGTTCTACGGCGGGCAGATCGTGCCCAAGAAATACCTTGGCGAGGTCGGCCCTGATGCGTTCAACGCGAAGCCGGTAGGGACGGGCCCGGTCCGCTTCGTGTCGTGGACGAAGGACGACCGGCTGGTCCTGGGAGCCAACCCCGACTACTGGGGCGGGAAGATTGACACGGACCGCGTGGTCTTCCGGCCGATCCCGGAGACCGCCTCGCGGGTGATCGCGATCCTCAAGGGCGAAGTGGACGTGATCACCCAGCTGCCGCCGGACCAGGTTGCGCGCGTGGACCGCAGCCCCAAGGCTCGCGCAGCGAGCACGCTCTACGCCGGGCTCTACGTGCTCGCCGTCAACTCGAAGGTCAAGCCGCTCGACAACCCGCGGATCAAGCAGGCGCTGTCTCTCGCGATCGACCGGCAGGCGATCGTCAAGGACCTGTGGCGCGGCCAGGGGCTCGTGCCCAACGGCCCGATCGCCAAGGGCGACAATCACTACGATGCCTCGCTGCCCCCGCTCCCGTACGACCCGGCGAAGGCCAAGGCCAACCTCCGGGAGGCCGGCTACAAGAATGAGCCCATCTATATTGAGACCACGGTCGGGTACGTGGCGAACGACAAGCCGATGTCCGAGGCGATCGCCGCGATGTGGAAGGATGTCGGGGTCAACGCGGTGGTCGAGGTGATCGAGTATTCCGTGCGGGCGGAGAAGAACCGGGACAGATCCTTCAAGGGGATGTTCTGGTCCGACCCCACCTCGACGCTTGGCGACCCCGATGGGATGATGTGGCGGCTCCTCGGCCCTGGTGGCCCCCAGGACTACTGGCGGCATCCCGAGTTCGACGAGCTCGGGAACGCGGCCCGCTTCAGCCTGGACGAGAAGTTCCGCGATCAAGCATACAAAAAGATGACCCGGATCTTCCTGGAGCACAATCCCTGGATCGTCGTGCTCCAGCCGTACGAGCTCTACGGGTTCGAGCGGTACGTCGAGTTCATTCCGAACCCGAATCAGCAGTTCGAGGTCCGCCGCTTCAACTTCCGCATGCGGCGCGCGTAGCGCCGGTCCGGACGGGCCCCGATGCACGGCCTCGGTGCCTTCCTGGCGTATCGGCTGCTCCGTGCGTTCGTAGCGCTGTGGTTGGTCTCGACGGTCGTCTTCGTGGTGATGCGGCTGTCGGGCGACCCGGTCCCGCTCCTGCTCCCGCCAGACGCCCCGACCGTCGAGATCACGCGCGTGCGCCATGAGCTCGGCCTCGACCGCCCCCTCGCCGTGCAGTACGCCGTGTTCATCGGCAACGTCCTCCACGGCGACTTCGGGCGCTCTATCCACTTCCGGCAGCCGGCGATGGCGGTGGCGTTCGCCTACCTGCCGGCGACATTCGAGCTCGGCCTCGCCGCGTTCCTGATTGCCGTCGTGGTTGCGTTCCCGATTGGCGTCTTCTCGGCGGTTCGCCGGAACTCGCCGCTCGATCACGCCGCCATGGGGGTGGCGCTGGTCGGCCAGTCGGCCCCGACGTTCTTCCTCGGGATCCTGCTCATCCTGGGGTTTTCGCTCTGGCTCAACCTGTTCCCGACTTCAGGGCGTGGGGACTGGCGGTACCTGGTCCTGCCGGCCCTGACCCTCGGGGCCTTTGCTATGGCCTCGATCGCCCGCATCACGCGCTCGGCCGTGCTGGAGGTTCAGCGCGCCGACTACATCCGGACGGCGCGGGCCAAGGGCATGGGGGAATTCATGGTGATCGCCAAGCACACGCTCAAGAACGCCGCCCTGCCTATCCTCACCATCACGGGCCTGCAATTCGGGACCCTGCTCGGGGGCGCAGTAGTGACCGAGACGGTCTTCTCGTGGCCGGGGATGGGACGGCTGGCCATCCAGTCCATCTACAACCGCGACTACCCGGTCGTACAGTCCACCGTGTTCATCGCGGCGGTGCTGTTCATTTTCATCAACCTCGCGCTCGACGCGCTCTACGGCGTGCTCGATCCCCGAGCCCGGGCGGCGCGTTCGTGAGCCGGCCCGCGGTGGCCGTGGCCACGCTCGGCGCGACCGGGGGGCTGCCAGCGCAGCACCCGGCGCGGCGCCGGCGCGTCCCTTGGTCGATCGTGGCCGCGTGCGGTTTCGTCGGTGGTCTCGTCTTGATCGCGACGGCGGCGCCGTACCTGGCGCCTCACAATCCCGAACGCGGTTCGCTGCGGGCCCGGCTCGAGGCGCCGACGCTGCAGGGTGCCGACGGCGAGGCCCACCTGTTGGGGACAGACCACCTGGGCCGCGACGTCCTCTCACGGATCATCTACGGCACCCGCGTCTCGCTCACGGTGGGCTTTGCCGCGGTTGCCATCGGGGGACTGGTGGGCGGGTCGCTCGGGCTCATGGTGGGCTTCTACGGCGGCTGGGTCGACGAGGTGGTCATGACAGTAGCCGACGCGCAACTGGCGTTCCCGTTCATTCTCCTCGCCATCGGGATCATCGCGGTGCTCGGGCCCTCGTTCCGGAATCTCATCATCGTGGTGGGTCTGTCGGGGTGGGTGACGTACACGCGTGTGCTGCGTTCCCAGGTGCTGTCGCTCCGCCGCCGCGAGTTCGTCGACGCGATCATCGCGCTCGGGGGCTCGGTTCCGCGCATCATCGTCCGGCACATCCTACCCAACGTCGCCTCGACCTTCATGGTGATCGCGACGCTCGAGCTCGCCCGGGCCATCGTGCTCGAGGCCACGCTGTCTTTCCTGGGGCTGGGGATCCAGCCGCCGACCCCGTCTTGGGGTGGGATGATCCAGGAGGGGCGTGAGTATCTCGACAGCGCATGGTGGATCTCGGTCTGTCCGGGGCTGGTTCTGATGCTCACCTCGGTCGTGGTGAGCCGGACCGGCGACTGGCTGCGGGACGTCCTGGATCCAACCCTCCGGGGCGGGTAGAGCGTGGAACGCAGCATCCTCCGCGCCATGTTCTGGATGACCGCGCTCTCCGTATTGCTGTTCTGGCTGCCGGTGCTCGGTCCCGCGATCGCGGGATTTGTGGGCGGTCGGAAGGCCGGTGGGGTCGGTCCTGCCGTGATCGCTGCATTCTTGCCCGGTATCCTGTTTGGCGCCATCTTATTCGTGCTGGCTTCAGCACTGACCGGGATTCCGCTCCTGGGAGCCGTCGCCGGGCTCGGCGGGATGGCCATCGCGTTTGCGCACATCGGGCCGCTCCT encodes:
- a CDS encoding ABC transporter permease gives rise to the protein MHGLGAFLAYRLLRAFVALWLVSTVVFVVMRLSGDPVPLLLPPDAPTVEITRVRHELGLDRPLAVQYAVFIGNVLHGDFGRSIHFRQPAMAVAFAYLPATFELGLAAFLIAVVVAFPIGVFSAVRRNSPLDHAAMGVALVGQSAPTFFLGILLILGFSLWLNLFPTSGRGDWRYLVLPALTLGAFAMASIARITRSAVLEVQRADYIRTARAKGMGEFMVIAKHTLKNAALPILTITGLQFGTLLGGAVVTETVFSWPGMGRLAIQSIYNRDYPVVQSTVFIAAVLFIFINLALDALYGVLDPRARAARS
- a CDS encoding ABC transporter permease, with translation MSRPAVAVATLGATGGLPAQHPARRRRVPWSIVAACGFVGGLVLIATAAPYLAPHNPERGSLRARLEAPTLQGADGEAHLLGTDHLGRDVLSRIIYGTRVSLTVGFAAVAIGGLVGGSLGLMVGFYGGWVDEVVMTVADAQLAFPFILLAIGIIAVLGPSFRNLIIVVGLSGWVTYTRVLRSQVLSLRRREFVDAIIALGGSVPRIIVRHILPNVASTFMVIATLELARAIVLEATLSFLGLGIQPPTPSWGGMIQEGREYLDSAWWISVCPGLVLMLTSVVVSRTGDWLRDVLDPTLRGG
- a CDS encoding ABC transporter substrate-binding protein translates to MKRGGRGSQALSRRDFLGRAAGLGIAATGLLEATRPEAAVAQTTQKRELIVAQGGDVSKFDPHLSTSSNDIRVSFNIFDNLTSRHPDGKLYPGLATEWASTGPTTWRFKLRQGVKWHNGDPLTSADAKFSIERTYDPAAKTLVATVFTTIDRIDAPDPFTLIFTTKKPDPLLPARLAFYGGQIVPKKYLGEVGPDAFNAKPVGTGPVRFVSWTKDDRLVLGANPDYWGGKIDTDRVVFRPIPETASRVIAILKGEVDVITQLPPDQVARVDRSPKARAASTLYAGLYVLAVNSKVKPLDNPRIKQALSLAIDRQAIVKDLWRGQGLVPNGPIAKGDNHYDASLPPLPYDPAKAKANLREAGYKNEPIYIETTVGYVANDKPMSEAIAAMWKDVGVNAVVEVIEYSVRAEKNRDRSFKGMFWSDPTSTLGDPDGMMWRLLGPGGPQDYWRHPEFDELGNAARFSLDEKFRDQAYKKMTRIFLEHNPWIVVLQPYELYGFERYVEFIPNPNQQFEVRRFNFRMRRA